One window of Trinickia caryophylli genomic DNA carries:
- a CDS encoding DUF6760 family protein produces MLALAHADRRRWCEEISKINDKINSADQQPERSLGIDLRELG; encoded by the coding sequence ATTCTCGCGCTGGCCCATGCAGACCGGCGGCGCTGGTGCGAGGAAATCAGCAAAATCAACGACAAGATCAATTCGGCCGATCAACAGCCGGAGCGGTCGCTCGGGATCGACCTGCGTGAGTTGGGATAA
- a CDS encoding DUF4255 domain-containing protein, producing MAVSTIDAEQVIAGVSNALRSFICASVPRIASEAAVTFDSPAKLDSENENKLALYLYQMELNPELRNTSPALSAVQSNPSSLASLTLTPAPLAVDLLYMLVVYGQSAEYEQMIAGSIVNLLDRSGRIPSDFIGPALRASGNSGLAIVPQPASIHVLRDLWAAFPNKAYHLTKLYSISPVRLPAPTSVSADMTVNVNPVGATVTDPPPKAVG from the coding sequence ATGGCCGTGTCAACGATCGATGCAGAACAAGTGATAGCGGGTGTGAGTAACGCGCTACGGAGCTTCATTTGCGCCAGCGTTCCACGTATCGCGTCCGAGGCGGCGGTCACATTCGATTCGCCGGCCAAACTCGACAGCGAGAACGAAAACAAGCTTGCGCTCTACTTGTACCAGATGGAACTGAATCCGGAGCTGCGCAACACCTCGCCTGCACTATCCGCGGTGCAGAGCAATCCATCGTCGTTGGCTTCGCTCACGCTTACGCCGGCGCCGTTGGCGGTCGACCTGCTCTATATGCTCGTCGTCTATGGTCAGTCGGCCGAGTACGAGCAGATGATCGCGGGCAGCATCGTCAATCTGCTGGACCGAAGCGGCCGGATACCATCCGACTTTATCGGTCCGGCGCTGAGGGCCAGCGGAAACAGCGGCCTTGCAATCGTCCCTCAGCCGGCATCGATTCACGTACTGCGCGACTTATGGGCCGCGTTTCCAAACAAGGCGTATCACCTGACCAAGTTGTACTCCATCTCTCCGGTTCGGTTGCCCGCACCCACGAGCGTGTCGGCCGACATGACCGTGAATGTGAATCCGGTCGGCGCGACTGTTACCGATCCTCCACCAAAGGCGGTGGGATGA
- a CDS encoding phage tail protein: protein MSFSLGGAARALESLGAVQALKGLALDPFKAYSFRVVLGMNPLGGFNSISGVGWRTEVRTVREGGVNDYEHKLPGQSTCNELVFRKGLTLSDPMWRWYSQTISGRVWRMNGTIILMSDLHRPSPIDIMGTKISGLPAIGMPVAAWSFYGAWPIALEGAQLDASQSMIAVQQMTLAIDRIEKTIDARSLFNAAKSVASHLF from the coding sequence ATGAGCTTTTCTCTCGGCGGCGCGGCGCGCGCATTGGAATCGTTGGGCGCAGTACAGGCACTCAAAGGATTGGCGCTTGATCCATTCAAGGCGTACAGCTTCCGGGTCGTGCTCGGAATGAACCCTTTGGGCGGCTTCAATTCAATCTCGGGCGTTGGGTGGCGCACGGAAGTTCGAACGGTGAGAGAAGGAGGGGTCAATGACTACGAGCACAAGCTGCCCGGCCAGTCCACGTGCAACGAACTCGTGTTCAGAAAGGGCCTGACGCTGTCGGATCCGATGTGGCGATGGTACAGCCAGACCATTTCGGGACGCGTATGGCGGATGAACGGGACGATCATTTTAATGTCCGATCTTCACAGGCCATCGCCCATCGACATCATGGGCACGAAAATCAGCGGGTTGCCGGCAATCGGCATGCCTGTAGCAGCATGGAGTTTCTACGGCGCGTGGCCGATCGCGCTCGAAGGTGCACAGCTCGATGCTTCGCAGAGCATGATTGCCGTTCAGCAAATGACTCTTGCAATCGATCGAATCGAAAAAACAATTGACGCAAGGTCGCTGTTCAACGCTGCCAAGTCAGTCGCGTCTCACTTGTTCTAG
- a CDS encoding phage tail protein: MATQTPTQRDPFRGFRFRVEITGIIVAAFSEVNVPDVTVDTVDYREGTDPSFRRTLSGLTSYGRVTLKKGMTYSMDLYNWHYQVVQRGTSAPNARRSASITLLDTDGSTAAQWSLFNAWPTVYQTTGLNASSAEVMIETLELAIEYMKRMK; the protein is encoded by the coding sequence ATGGCTACTCAGACGCCTACCCAACGGGACCCGTTTCGCGGCTTCCGGTTTCGCGTGGAGATCACCGGCATCATCGTCGCCGCGTTTTCGGAAGTCAACGTGCCGGACGTCACCGTCGATACGGTCGACTATCGGGAAGGAACCGATCCTTCTTTCCGACGAACCCTTTCGGGGCTGACCTCTTACGGCCGGGTCACGCTGAAAAAAGGGATGACTTACTCGATGGACCTTTACAACTGGCATTACCAGGTCGTGCAGCGAGGCACGTCTGCGCCGAACGCGCGCCGTAGCGCTTCGATCACGTTGCTCGATACCGACGGCTCGACGGCGGCGCAATGGTCCCTGTTCAATGCGTGGCCGACCGTCTATCAGACGACGGGGCTCAACGCGAGCAGCGCGGAAGTCATGATCGAGACGCTCGAACTTGCGATCGAATACATGAAGCGGATGAAGTGA
- a CDS encoding phage tail sheath family protein, which yields MADGISYQHPGVYIQELPGVPTIQGVSTSIPVFIGLTEKLADEDAYVARQVTSWGDYQTRYGANVWGAYASFAVYEFFMEGGALCYVIGLPPTDLPQTSKSTAKVTVVDCTGSYTFSAASAGSWANTLQIAILDAGPVPSAGKASNYFSINVMVAASALAATAATVWDKLLSVYVKNNSIKNVNGFYTLESFGVFTASSLKTPSGGGLCPLQLQINSASMFIRVTGVKPTTGQQGARSVTPHQMSSGSTIPLSSLYAKAIPVLASVPDASLVATPDAAVVELTTQMTSITQITDVITSVMAQCQKLPNLFYVIDAPYVSDPTNTTNIVTFVAGGTNTSPLIYENAAIYYPWPLVLNQSSGTNVPIPPSGPVLGRYATTDLVAGVHVSPAGVRTGRIATAMALTGWLTDSDQDLLNPHGINAIRNIPGYGITIYGARTLAAGQWQYVAVRRFVTFVEQSLRASLEWVVFEPNSELLWATVVREITAFLTLLWHQGALFGSTADDAFFVTCDVTNNPPSLRTQGVLNIDVGLAVLYPAEFVVIRVAQMTSTSSSGS from the coding sequence ATGGCAGACGGTATCAGTTATCAGCATCCTGGCGTCTATATTCAGGAGCTGCCAGGCGTTCCGACGATCCAGGGCGTATCGACCTCGATCCCCGTATTCATCGGCTTGACCGAAAAGCTGGCCGACGAGGACGCGTACGTCGCCCGGCAGGTGACCAGTTGGGGCGATTATCAGACGCGATACGGCGCAAATGTCTGGGGGGCTTACGCTTCCTTCGCCGTCTACGAGTTTTTCATGGAGGGAGGGGCGCTTTGTTATGTGATTGGGCTGCCTCCGACGGATCTACCGCAGACGTCGAAGTCGACGGCGAAAGTTACGGTGGTCGATTGTACTGGCAGCTACACGTTCAGCGCGGCAAGCGCCGGCAGTTGGGCGAATACTCTCCAGATTGCGATTCTGGATGCCGGCCCCGTGCCGTCAGCAGGTAAAGCTTCCAATTATTTCTCGATCAATGTGATGGTGGCGGCATCGGCTCTGGCCGCGACTGCCGCCACGGTATGGGATAAACTGCTCTCGGTTTATGTAAAGAACAACTCTATCAAGAATGTAAACGGATTTTATACGCTTGAATCGTTTGGCGTATTTACGGCTTCGAGCCTGAAGACTCCCAGCGGCGGCGGCTTATGCCCGCTGCAATTGCAGATCAACAGCGCATCGATGTTTATTCGGGTGACCGGAGTGAAACCAACAACCGGTCAGCAAGGTGCTCGCTCTGTTACGCCCCACCAAATGAGCAGCGGAAGTACCATTCCGCTCAGCTCGTTGTACGCGAAGGCCATTCCCGTACTGGCGTCGGTGCCGGACGCAAGTCTTGTCGCAACTCCGGACGCGGCCGTGGTCGAATTGACAACGCAGATGACGTCGATTACACAGATCACCGACGTCATTACATCGGTGATGGCTCAGTGCCAGAAGCTACCGAATCTCTTCTACGTGATAGATGCCCCGTACGTAAGCGATCCGACAAACACGACCAATATCGTTACGTTCGTCGCTGGCGGCACCAATACGTCGCCGCTGATCTATGAGAATGCCGCGATCTATTACCCTTGGCCGCTTGTCTTGAACCAGAGCTCGGGCACCAATGTCCCCATCCCGCCGAGCGGTCCGGTGCTGGGCCGCTATGCCACGACCGACCTGGTCGCAGGCGTCCACGTTTCTCCGGCAGGTGTGCGTACGGGGCGGATTGCGACCGCAATGGCGTTGACGGGGTGGCTGACCGATAGCGATCAGGACTTGCTGAACCCCCACGGAATCAACGCGATCCGCAACATTCCCGGTTACGGCATTACGATTTACGGCGCCCGCACGCTAGCCGCGGGTCAATGGCAGTACGTTGCCGTGCGCCGTTTCGTGACGTTCGTCGAGCAGAGCCTGCGTGCGAGCCTCGAATGGGTGGTTTTCGAACCCAACAGCGAGCTGTTATGGGCAACCGTCGTGCGGGAGATCACCGCGTTCCTGACACTGCTGTGGCACCAGGGAGCGCTGTTCGGCAGTACGGCCGATGACGCGTTCTTTGTCACGTGCGACGTTACGAACAACCCCCCCTCGCTGCGCACGCAGGGCGTTCTCAATATCGATGTGGGGCTGGCCGTCCTTTATCCCGCGGAATTCGTCGTGATCCGCGTGGCGCAGATGACATCGACGTCGAGCTCGGGATCCTAA
- a CDS encoding CIS tube protein, whose translation MLARNTMALGGLSWPGGLARAHIVVEGTGGELGKQRINVMYNPTDLSLGQRAVVDGWGKNVMFHRTEPEDLVVSLFFDTFEDKTDVRVWTNKILALTEPRPSSRKGPKVPPTVRFAWADNLFTGIVIHVAQKFTMFLATGMPVRAELTVTFKEVLTDAQELAARGLDNCRKLWTVAATDRLDSIAYAALGDAAQWRLIADANGIYDPAGFPGPQWTGAIIAIPDTHGETFEPPGASDYV comes from the coding sequence ATGCTGGCGAGAAACACGATGGCATTGGGCGGCCTTTCGTGGCCCGGTGGCTTGGCGCGTGCGCATATCGTGGTGGAGGGCACTGGAGGCGAGCTCGGCAAGCAAAGGATCAACGTGATGTACAACCCCACGGATCTGTCGCTGGGGCAGCGGGCGGTGGTGGATGGGTGGGGCAAGAACGTCATGTTTCATCGAACGGAGCCGGAAGATCTCGTCGTGTCGCTCTTTTTCGACACCTTCGAAGACAAGACGGACGTTCGAGTGTGGACGAACAAGATCCTCGCGCTGACCGAGCCGCGGCCTTCGAGCCGGAAAGGTCCGAAGGTGCCGCCGACCGTGCGGTTCGCCTGGGCGGACAATCTTTTCACCGGCATCGTTATCCATGTCGCGCAAAAGTTCACGATGTTTCTTGCCACGGGAATGCCGGTCCGGGCCGAGCTGACGGTTACGTTCAAGGAGGTGCTGACCGATGCGCAGGAGCTTGCGGCAAGAGGGCTCGACAATTGCCGCAAGCTATGGACCGTCGCGGCAACCGATCGTTTGGATTCGATCGCTTATGCCGCGCTGGGGGATGCCGCGCAATGGCGCCTGATCGCCGATGCGAACGGCATTTACGATCCGGCAGGCTTTCCCGGGCCGCAGTGGACAGGCGCCATCATCGCAATACCGGATACGCACGGAGAAACCTTCGAGCCGCCAGGAGCATCGGACTATGTCTGA
- a CDS encoding LysR family transcriptional regulator: MNWDNARFFLAVARAGTLRGAAARLSVDQATVGRRVAVLEETLSARLFLRTPTMYVLTPAGEALLEAAEAMEQAALRIERRVAGADDQLCGMIRVATTDSLGKRFVVPAIAKVQKEHRGIDITCVTSAQVANLTRREADLAVRTVRPDSPELIVRRLARLDSAIYASRDYLARRGEPQEGSAFAGHDLVMYQQPVVPSMWDVLCGEPTSRGRVAFQTSSTPMLFEAAIAGIGVAELPCFRADQESELVRVMSRRTDHFDVWLVAHADLYKTARIQALIAAIAEEFAAFR; encoded by the coding sequence ATGAATTGGGACAACGCACGTTTCTTTCTGGCTGTGGCAAGAGCGGGCACGCTTCGAGGTGCGGCCGCTCGCCTGTCGGTCGATCAGGCGACGGTAGGCCGCCGCGTGGCGGTACTCGAGGAGACACTGTCCGCACGGCTCTTTCTGCGCACGCCGACGATGTACGTGCTGACGCCCGCGGGCGAAGCACTGCTCGAAGCGGCGGAAGCGATGGAGCAGGCGGCGCTGCGCATCGAGCGCCGCGTGGCGGGCGCGGACGATCAACTGTGCGGCATGATCCGCGTGGCGACGACCGATTCGCTCGGCAAACGCTTCGTCGTGCCGGCCATCGCGAAGGTACAGAAAGAACATCGCGGCATCGACATTACCTGCGTGACCTCCGCGCAGGTCGCCAACCTTACGCGGCGCGAAGCGGACCTCGCGGTTCGTACAGTACGCCCCGATTCGCCCGAACTCATCGTCCGTCGGCTCGCGCGCCTCGACTCGGCGATCTACGCATCGCGCGATTATCTCGCCCGACGCGGTGAGCCGCAGGAGGGCAGCGCGTTCGCCGGACACGACCTGGTGATGTATCAGCAGCCGGTAGTGCCTTCGATGTGGGACGTCTTGTGCGGCGAGCCGACTTCGCGCGGGCGCGTCGCCTTCCAGACGTCCTCCACGCCGATGTTGTTCGAGGCGGCGATTGCCGGTATCGGGGTGGCCGAGTTGCCGTGCTTTCGCGCCGATCAGGAGTCGGAACTCGTGCGCGTCATGTCGCGTCGAACCGACCATTTCGACGTCTGGCTCGTGGCGCATGCGGATCTCTACAAGACCGCCAGGATTCAAGCGCTGATCGCGGCCATTGCCGAAGAGTTCGCGGCCTTCCGGTAG